From the Candidatus Aminicenantes bacterium genome, the window GTCCAGGACGACCGGCAGGCAGGCGACGACGTCCGCGCCCCGGACGACAAGTGTCCGGTCGGCCGCCACGGCGCTCATGCCCAGGACTTCGAGCTCGGCCACAAGCCCCGGCGCCACCGGCCCGGCCAGCATGATCTCCAGAACGCCGCCCGCGCCGATCGTCTTCTTCATCCGCTCGGGCGTGTCGAGCGCCAGCAGGCGGCCGTGGTCGATGACGGCCACCCGGTCGCAAACCCGTTCGGCTTCATCCATGTTGTGGGTGGTGAAGAGCACGGTCTTGCGGGCGGCCATGGCCCGGATGTACTCGCGGACCATGACCCGGCTCTGAGGGTCGAGGCCGGCCTCGGGCTCGTCCAGGATGACCACGGAGGGATCATGGACGAGGGCCAGAGCCAGATTGAGGCGCCTCTTCATCCCGCCGGACAGGGTGCCGGCCAATCGGCCGCTCTTTTCGGCGAGTCCGAGGTCATTGAGGAGGGCGGCCCCGCGGGCCCGGGCGGCGGCGCGCGGCATCCCGTACATGCGGCCGGAGAATTCCAGCTGCTCTAGGCAGGTGAGCTTGGGCCAGACGACGATCTCCTGGGGACAGATCCCAACCCGGCTGCGGACGACGTCGGACCCGGGACGGACGGCCTGGCCGAAAATCCGGACGACTCCGCCGTCGGCCGCCAGAAGACCGCAGATCAGGTTGATCGTGGTGCTCTTACCGGCCCCGTTGGGACCAAGCAGCCCGAAGACTTCGCCCTCGAAGATTTGGAGCTTCAGCCCGGCCACGGCCAGGATGTCCCCGAAGCGCTTGGTCAGCCCGGACGTCTCGACGGCCATCCGGCGGGTGGGCGCGGATGCGGCCTGAACAGCCGTCGCGGAGCTGGGTTCTTTTGGCACTTTAGCTTCCCCGGTCCCCGCGGATGCAAAGCCGCAGCGGGTCCGACGGGGGCATTATATCCGCTTTCCGGCGCCCGGAGAATAAACCCGCTCGATACCCCGGGCGGCGATTTGACAGCGAAGCTTTTTTAGCACAAGAATAGAGGCAAGGGAGGAGTACCCACATGAAAACTAGAGTCTCGGTCTTTTTCTTCGCCGCCTTGTTTCTGGCCCTTTCGGCCATGGCCGTCGGCCAAAACCCGAAACCGCAGGTTCCCCAGAAGATCGATACAGTCAAAATTCCCGTTCTTGCCCCCCGCATTTCGTCGGTGAAATGTACCCATGACGGGAGCCCGATTCCGGAAATCGATCTCAGCGGCCTGGCCTTTGGCGCCGCCCGGGGCAGCCGGCGCGTCATGATGGACGGCGTCCCGGCCACGAACTATCTGCACTGGACCAATACCGGAATCACGATCGGTCCGCCGATCACCCCGGTCATCAAGTGGACCCACGAGTACACCTTCGCCATCGACGACGGGGCAGGAAATATCCTGTCCAACCAATTCAAGGTCAAGTTCCTAATCGATTGGGACGGCGCGTCGCCTGGAAGCGCGGCTCCCGGGACCGAGATCACGCTCAATGGCTGGGGACCGGGGCCGAATCTGGGAGGGAAAGTCCTGATGATGGACAATGTCGCCCTTCCGATCTTGGGCTGGACCGGCTCGCCAAGCGCGACCCAGATCCGGACCAGGGTTCCGGCCATTGCCGCCGGCCCCCACAGAATCTTCTTCATGGATGGGGGGGTCAAAGCCTCCAAGGACCTGTCCTTTACGGTGCTCTGAAACATGAAAAAGAAACTCGCCATCATTCTGATCGCCGGGCCGCTGCTGGCCATGACGGCCTTAGCCGCCGGTTTGTCCCAGAATCCGCCGGTCCAGGCCAAACCGCAGGTCGAGCTCAAAAAGCTGCCGGCCTTTCCGCCCACCATCATGTCCGCGACATCCAGCATCCACGTCATGCCCGTCCCGTTGATCGATCTAGGAGGCAAGGGCTTCGGAAACGCCCAGGGCGCCCGGCGCGTCCTGATAGACGGTATTCCGGCCGTGGGCAATAGTGTTTTGGCTTGGACGGACAGCCGCATCAGCTTCGAGCCTC encodes:
- a CDS encoding ABC transporter ATP-binding protein: MPKEPSSATAVQAASAPTRRMAVETSGLTKRFGDILAVAGLKLQIFEGEVFGLLGPNGAGKSTTINLICGLLAADGGVVRIFGQAVRPGSDVVRSRVGICPQEIVVWPKLTCLEQLEFSGRMYGMPRAAARARGAALLNDLGLAEKSGRLAGTLSGGMKRRLNLALALVHDPSVVILDEPEAGLDPQSRVMVREYIRAMAARKTVLFTTHNMDEAERVCDRVAVIDHGRLLALDTPERMKKTIGAGGVLEIMLAGPVAPGLVAELEVLGMSAVAADRTLVVRGADVVACLPVVLDRLRSSGQAAGEVRLRENSLEDVFIALTGRRLRE
- a CDS encoding IPT/TIG domain-containing protein, producing the protein MKTRVSVFFFAALFLALSAMAVGQNPKPQVPQKIDTVKIPVLAPRISSVKCTHDGSPIPEIDLSGLAFGAARGSRRVMMDGVPATNYLHWTNTGITIGPPITPVIKWTHEYTFAIDDGAGNILSNQFKVKFLIDWDGASPGSAAPGTEITLNGWGPGPNLGGKVLMMDNVALPILGWTGSPSATQIRTRVPAIAAGPHRIFFMDGGVKASKDLSFTVL